One region of Chitinophaga varians genomic DNA includes:
- a CDS encoding HAD family hydrolase — protein sequence MKSQTKNVYDTIIFDLGSVLIDWNPRYLYRKIFATEAEMDSFLQNICTSDWNEEQDAGRSLQEATEMLVASHPAHEAQIRAYYGRWKEMLNGEIPGSVQLLRQLKDSGKYKLYALTNWSNETFPLALVEFPFLQWFDGIVVSGREKQRKPSPSFYQLLLNRYQVDADHALFIDDNLRNVKAAEAQGIDSVHFVHPEQLKDALVSKNILN from the coding sequence ATGAAAAGCCAAACGAAGAACGTGTACGACACAATTATTTTTGATCTGGGATCAGTACTGATCGACTGGAATCCCCGTTACCTCTACCGCAAAATATTTGCGACAGAAGCAGAAATGGACAGTTTTCTGCAGAACATCTGCACATCCGACTGGAATGAAGAACAGGACGCCGGCAGAAGCCTGCAGGAAGCTACCGAAATGCTGGTGGCCAGCCATCCGGCACATGAAGCCCAGATACGCGCCTACTACGGCCGCTGGAAGGAAATGCTCAACGGAGAAATCCCGGGATCTGTACAACTGCTCCGCCAACTGAAAGACAGCGGTAAATACAAATTATATGCACTCACCAACTGGTCCAACGAAACATTCCCCCTCGCCCTGGTGGAATTCCCCTTCCTGCAATGGTTTGACGGTATCGTGGTGTCCGGCCGCGAAAAACAACGCAAACCCTCTCCCTCTTTTTATCAGTTACTGCTCAACCGTTATCAGGTAGATGCAGATCACGCGCTGTTTATCGATGACAATCTCCGCAATGTAAAAGCGGCGGAAGCACAAGGTATCGACAGCGTCCATTTCGTTCATCCGGAGCAGTTAAAAGATGCATTAGTTTCCAAAAACATATTAAATTAG
- a CDS encoding DUF2130 domain-containing protein: MEDAFAADIEKEMRGKMESEWRKRLDSLQAEKTSLQTEKNRMAQERQQIEILRQQQEQEVIQRVQSEKKRLQESLAEELRKSITADFDNQLATLREANQEQEARLREARKQELEFLRKEQELKNKETELELDLQKRLMEARGELAEKIRTEEAERNKLKDTEYQMRMRELEKQLEDQRKLAEEMKRRAEQGSTQLQGEVQELVLEEMLRSTFPFDEVTPVGKGVRGADCVQLIRNSFGQECGRIIYESKRTKEFARDWVEKLKADMRSQGIDVAILVTQTMPRDMERFGEKEGIWICTFAEVKSLAYVLRDSIIKIAGSIRTQENKGDKMHMLYGYLTSTEFAEQWKAIREGFMAMKLSIQRERDAMEKLWKAREKQLEKVLLNAAHIKGSIEGIAGSDSVDLKLLEDAADEISDNL; encoded by the coding sequence ATGGAGGATGCATTTGCTGCAGACATCGAGAAGGAAATGAGGGGGAAAATGGAATCTGAATGGCGCAAGCGCCTCGATTCCCTGCAGGCCGAAAAGACCAGCCTGCAAACAGAAAAAAACCGCATGGCGCAGGAGCGCCAGCAGATAGAGATACTCCGGCAGCAGCAGGAACAGGAAGTTATCCAACGCGTACAATCGGAAAAAAAGCGCTTACAGGAAAGCCTGGCTGAAGAGCTGCGCAAATCCATCACTGCAGATTTCGACAACCAGCTGGCCACCCTCCGTGAAGCCAACCAGGAACAGGAAGCCCGGCTGCGTGAAGCCCGCAAACAGGAACTGGAATTCCTCCGGAAAGAACAGGAACTGAAAAATAAAGAAACGGAACTGGAGCTGGACCTGCAGAAAAGGCTGATGGAAGCCCGTGGCGAACTGGCGGAGAAAATACGCACGGAAGAAGCAGAACGCAATAAACTGAAAGATACCGAATACCAGATGCGCATGCGCGAACTGGAAAAACAACTGGAAGACCAGCGTAAACTGGCGGAAGAAATGAAACGCCGCGCAGAACAGGGCTCCACCCAATTGCAGGGCGAAGTGCAGGAACTGGTGCTGGAGGAAATGCTCCGCAGCACCTTCCCGTTTGACGAGGTCACACCGGTAGGCAAAGGGGTGCGTGGCGCCGACTGTGTGCAACTGATACGCAACTCCTTCGGTCAGGAATGCGGCCGCATTATCTACGAAAGCAAAAGGACCAAAGAATTTGCACGTGATTGGGTAGAGAAACTGAAAGCCGATATGCGCAGCCAGGGCATAGACGTGGCCATCCTCGTTACCCAGACCATGCCCCGCGATATGGAACGCTTCGGCGAAAAAGAAGGTATCTGGATCTGTACTTTCGCAGAAGTGAAATCACTCGCCTATGTGCTGCGGGACAGTATCATCAAAATCGCCGGGAGTATCCGCACACAGGAAAACAAAGGAGATAAAATGCATATGCTGTACGGCTACCTCACCAGCACAGAATTTGCTGAGCAATGGAAGGCTATCCGGGAGGGTTTCATGGCCATGAAGCTCTCCATCCAACGCGAGCGCGATGCCATGGAAAAACTATGGAAAGCCCGCGAAAAACAGCTGGAAAAAGTACTACTCAACGCTGCTCATATCAAAGGTTCCATCGAAGGTATCGCCGGCAGCGACTCCGTAGATCTCAAACTACTGGAAGACGCTGCTGATGAAATATCAGACAACCTTTAA